In one window of Verrucomicrobiota bacterium DNA:
- a CDS encoding glycosyltransferase: protein MDSAISIVTPGFRQPDLLKLCSRSVLDQAGVEVEHVIQEGGGPPAPGAWQPDDARVKLTVEPDHGMYDALNRGLRKARGAIIGHLNCDEQYLPGALLRVSRFFAAHPGIEVVFGDAVLIDLEGTPLSYRRILAPKWNHTRHAHLGTLTCSTFFRRSLLDRGFFYPDHYQAIGDAALVLRWLKAGVAMATLPVALAAFTFTGRNLGASEVAAREKAILEREFGTDLARLRPYFVLQHRFRKALAGAYWPRRLAVPVYSRRSPERRETRILSGWRYRWPAELAR, encoded by the coding sequence ATGGATTCCGCCATCTCAATCGTCACCCCCGGTTTTCGCCAGCCCGACCTCCTGAAGCTGTGTTCACGGTCCGTTCTTGATCAGGCCGGCGTCGAGGTGGAGCACGTCATCCAGGAAGGCGGCGGGCCCCCGGCGCCGGGCGCCTGGCAGCCGGACGATGCTCGAGTGAAGCTGACCGTGGAACCGGATCACGGAATGTACGACGCCCTGAACCGCGGTCTGCGGAAGGCGCGCGGGGCGATCATCGGTCACCTGAATTGCGACGAGCAATACCTGCCGGGTGCGTTGCTGCGTGTAAGCAGGTTCTTTGCGGCTCACCCTGGTATCGAAGTGGTGTTCGGTGATGCCGTTTTGATCGACCTGGAGGGAACGCCGCTCAGTTACCGGCGAATTTTGGCGCCCAAGTGGAACCATACGCGGCACGCTCACCTGGGCACGCTCACCTGTTCCACCTTTTTTCGTCGCTCGTTGCTGGATCGCGGATTCTTCTACCCCGACCATTACCAGGCAATTGGTGATGCCGCGCTGGTTTTGCGATGGTTAAAGGCCGGGGTGGCCATGGCGACCCTGCCCGTGGCCCTGGCCGCATTCACTTTCACGGGACGTAACCTCGGCGCCAGCGAAGTGGCCGCCAGGGAAAAGGCGATCCTGGAGCGAGAGTTTGGGACGGACCTTGCCCGGCTCCGGCCCTACTTCGTCCTCCAGCACCGCTTCCGCAAGGCCCTTGCAGGGGCCTACTGGCCAAGGAGGCTGGCGGTCCCCGTTTACAGCCGGCGTTCGCCCGAACGCCGGGAAACCCGGATACTCAGCGGCTGGCGGTATCGCTGGCCGGCCGAACTGGCCCGGTAG
- a CDS encoding exosortase/archaeosortase family protein, whose amino-acid sequence MNWRRLSTRYDWLIPAATSAVALAVLFAGVPYSLGYGLRPSSLFRQTWSMWMAYPEWGHGLLVIPLAAFLVYLKRNDLKQIPIRGSWWGLPVLILAIALFWAGFITDLQYAGYAALQLFTAGLVIWFLGTRFFGAVFFIWLFLSFAWPLVFLDQYVAFPLRLLMSSASAHALNLLGIATIRAGTAILSGPDPAAGVVTGQRFSVDVADPCSGLHSLFALTMVSALYGIAVFRRWWQVLVLVLAAFPLAIFGNFCRIILLTFGTISFGSRFALGSEEHPAWFHSAAGFFVYGVALAGLQLLGIALSRLSAKPSAAD is encoded by the coding sequence ATGAATTGGCGCCGGCTTTCTACCCGTTACGATTGGCTTATTCCGGCAGCGACCAGCGCGGTGGCTTTGGCTGTCTTATTCGCGGGAGTCCCGTACTCTCTCGGGTACGGCCTCCGGCCAAGTTCGCTGTTCAGGCAGACCTGGTCGATGTGGATGGCGTATCCGGAGTGGGGCCACGGCCTCCTGGTCATTCCGCTCGCCGCGTTTCTGGTTTACCTGAAGCGAAATGACCTGAAGCAAATTCCCATTCGAGGATCGTGGTGGGGGCTGCCCGTGCTGATCCTGGCGATCGCATTATTTTGGGCGGGTTTTATCACCGACCTCCAATACGCCGGGTATGCCGCCCTGCAACTTTTCACGGCCGGCCTGGTGATTTGGTTTCTGGGCACGCGCTTTTTCGGCGCCGTCTTTTTTATCTGGCTGTTTCTGAGCTTCGCGTGGCCGCTGGTTTTCCTTGACCAATACGTGGCGTTCCCGCTCCGCCTGCTCATGAGCAGCGCGAGCGCGCACGCCCTGAACCTGCTGGGAATAGCGACCATTCGAGCCGGGACGGCGATTTTGTCGGGGCCGGATCCGGCGGCCGGGGTTGTGACCGGCCAGCGGTTCAGCGTGGATGTGGCCGACCCATGCAGCGGGTTGCACTCGCTGTTTGCGCTCACGATGGTTTCAGCCCTTTATGGCATCGCGGTTTTTCGGCGCTGGTGGCAGGTCCTCGTTTTAGTCCTGGCGGCGTTTCCGCTGGCCATCTTCGGGAATTTCTGCCGGATCATCCTGCTCACTTTCGGCACCATTTCCTTCGGGAGCCGTTTCGCGTTGGGTTCGGAGGAACACCCTGCCTGGTTTCATTCCGCGGCAGGATTTTTCGTCTACGGCGTCGCGCTGGCGGGCCTGCAGTTGCTTGGGATCGCCCTCAGCCGTCTGTCCGCGAAGCCTTCGGCTGCAGATTGA
- a CDS encoding glycosyltransferase family 4 protein, with protein MSAPPRVLLTTVTYLPAYDGVAVAAANLAEGLAERGFAVSVVTCPHPERKGSPVNGIPVYEFDVEGRPGWRTGMRGEVAGYQRFVAQFPCDVIICQYWNVWSTFLAQNVFPATTARKVLVSHGFSTHLLTFHRPPYFGIGQWIGRLPIALRLASDLRRYDQVVLLSEKRNLRRFIDHLVADLTGYRRHTVLPNGVRPEEFANAAIPFRALHGIDDRARLVLCVANYSGRKNQIRALRVFAEAAVPGAALVFIGSEHNEYMNELEAALAKLRAGGFTGDVRLLAGLSRAETCAAYRAADAFLLTANAETQPIVLLEAMANGVPFVAVPSGAITEMPGGITALTNVGLVRALRRVLLDNVTRADLAAAGRTAVARQYHWPRVLDGYERIIRSLLPSKGS; from the coding sequence ATGAGCGCACCGCCGCGAGTTCTCCTCACCACGGTAACCTACCTGCCGGCTTACGACGGCGTTGCCGTGGCCGCAGCCAATCTGGCCGAGGGCCTCGCCGAACGCGGATTTGCCGTGTCCGTCGTCACCTGCCCGCATCCTGAGCGCAAAGGATCGCCGGTAAACGGGATCCCGGTTTATGAATTCGATGTTGAAGGTCGACCCGGGTGGCGGACCGGCATGCGGGGTGAGGTTGCCGGTTATCAGCGCTTCGTCGCACAGTTTCCGTGCGATGTTATCATCTGCCAATACTGGAATGTCTGGTCAACGTTCCTGGCACAAAACGTCTTTCCGGCCACGACGGCGCGCAAGGTGCTGGTAAGTCATGGCTTTTCCACTCACCTGCTGACGTTCCATCGGCCGCCTTATTTCGGGATCGGCCAATGGATCGGGCGGTTGCCGATCGCGCTTCGATTGGCCTCGGACCTGCGCCGTTATGACCAGGTCGTTTTACTTAGCGAGAAGCGCAATCTTCGCCGGTTCATCGACCATCTGGTTGCCGATCTGACCGGTTACCGGCGCCATACGGTGCTTCCAAACGGCGTACGGCCGGAGGAATTCGCAAATGCCGCAATCCCTTTTCGCGCCCTCCACGGCATCGATGATCGTGCCAGGCTGGTCCTTTGCGTCGCGAATTACAGCGGACGAAAAAACCAAATCCGGGCGCTCCGGGTTTTCGCCGAAGCCGCCGTGCCCGGTGCAGCCCTGGTCTTTATCGGGAGTGAACACAATGAATACATGAATGAGCTGGAAGCTGCGCTGGCAAAGCTGCGCGCAGGGGGGTTCACGGGCGACGTAAGGCTGCTGGCCGGGCTTTCTCGAGCGGAGACTTGCGCCGCTTACCGGGCCGCGGACGCATTCCTGTTGACGGCTAACGCCGAGACCCAGCCGATCGTCCTCTTGGAAGCCATGGCAAACGGTGTTCCGTTCGTCGCCGTACCAAGCGGAGCAATTACGGAAATGCCGGGAGGGATCACTGCGCTCACTAACGTTGGCCTGGTCCGGGCGCTCCGCCGCGTGCTGCTTGACAACGTTACCAGGGCGGATCTGGCGGCTGCGGGCCGGACGGCCGTCGCACGGCAGTACCATTGGCCGCGTGTGCTCGACGGCTACGAGCGAATCATCAGGAGCCTCCTCCCCTCCAAGGGCAGTTAG
- a CDS encoding class I SAM-dependent methyltransferase — protein sequence MLRVSHPRWKAHDVRPHFKPAREHYAPADQPMFEAAYAELCRIDLNGKNVLEVCCGAGMLAVCLARVFPDARITALDRYADAGGEITAVQPELPNLKYVVGDALNLPQYADGSFDLIYGQATLHHLAHDCTRVALEYSRLLKPGGRLIFIYEPLGHNLLVDVIRAARIARRELGDESNLYLSMLEGITRAFSHCAGCEVQVFNLLSYAVKGVQNQAILAAAHNLDAWILERHPKLLRYCANCNIVFTKAARQNSPAEPAG from the coding sequence ATGCTCCGGGTCAGCCATCCCCGTTGGAAAGCCCATGACGTCCGTCCGCATTTCAAGCCGGCTCGAGAGCATTATGCACCTGCCGACCAGCCGATGTTTGAGGCTGCCTATGCCGAGCTTTGCCGGATTGACCTGAATGGGAAAAACGTCCTCGAGGTCTGTTGCGGAGCCGGCATGCTGGCAGTGTGCCTGGCCAGGGTTTTTCCGGATGCCCGGATTACGGCCCTCGACCGGTACGCCGATGCGGGCGGCGAGATCACGGCCGTGCAACCTGAGTTGCCCAACCTCAAGTACGTCGTCGGCGACGCCTTGAACCTTCCGCAGTACGCCGATGGGTCATTCGATCTGATCTATGGGCAGGCCACCCTTCACCACCTCGCGCACGATTGCACCCGCGTGGCGCTGGAGTACTCACGACTGCTGAAACCGGGCGGCCGCCTCATTTTCATCTATGAGCCGCTTGGTCATAACCTGCTGGTGGACGTAATCCGAGCGGCACGGATCGCCCGCCGGGAACTTGGTGATGAAAGTAACCTCTACCTTTCCATGCTTGAAGGGATCACCCGGGCTTTTTCCCACTGCGCCGGCTGCGAAGTCCAGGTTTTCAACCTGCTAAGCTATGCGGTCAAGGGAGTTCAAAACCAGGCGATCCTGGCGGCGGCGCACAACCTGGATGCATGGATCCTGGAGCGTCATCCGAAACTTTTAAGGTATTGCGCGAACTGCAACATCGTCTTCACGAAGGCTGCCCGGCAAAATTCTCCGGCCGAGCCCGCCGGGTGA
- a CDS encoding glycosyltransferase family 4 protein produces MRPRVLRIFARYQRFGGEEAVAKRIHADLEDYLEADWFEYSTDDLLGKSWGQRIQAPLKVVHNAPAANHLRALQRERRYQAFEIHNVLPALSPGIYKAAFELGVPVVHFLHNYRLSCVNGFFLNHGQPCHRCIRGNFLPAVLTRCWRESRVACGTMGITLQRVRWLKTFSKVDAWVALSEVQKRLHLKMGLPEGKLHVLPHYLEPTPNFQTAVPDDGYALFLGRLSPEKGVIQLIRAWAGIPTSAGRLVIAGTGPLEGECRALVNALNLPNVSFTGFVPPSEQGALWAGAKFAVIPSVWDEPFPLVVLEAWANGRGLVVSDWGSLPETGKGASLVARVEDTDGFACALERALQERKLAATLAEQGKRKLRREFGRDLWLRRVAGIYASAGVPFTQRVHR; encoded by the coding sequence ATGAGGCCGCGCGTTTTACGGATATTCGCACGTTACCAGCGTTTCGGGGGCGAAGAAGCCGTGGCGAAGAGGATTCATGCGGACCTCGAAGATTACCTGGAAGCGGACTGGTTTGAATACTCCACGGACGACCTCCTGGGTAAAAGCTGGGGACAACGCATCCAGGCTCCGCTCAAAGTGGTGCATAACGCGCCGGCTGCGAATCACCTCCGCGCGTTGCAGCGTGAGCGCCGGTATCAGGCCTTTGAGATCCACAACGTCCTTCCGGCATTGTCGCCCGGCATCTATAAAGCCGCTTTCGAGCTTGGCGTGCCGGTCGTACACTTCCTCCACAATTATCGTCTGTCGTGCGTGAACGGCTTTTTCCTCAACCACGGCCAACCGTGTCACCGGTGCATTCGTGGGAATTTTCTTCCCGCGGTTTTGACCAGGTGTTGGCGGGAGAGCCGGGTTGCCTGCGGGACCATGGGAATCACCCTCCAGCGGGTCCGCTGGCTCAAAACCTTCTCAAAGGTCGACGCGTGGGTGGCTCTGAGCGAGGTGCAAAAACGGCTCCACCTCAAGATGGGGTTGCCGGAAGGCAAGCTTCACGTCCTCCCCCATTACCTGGAACCCACGCCCAACTTTCAAACGGCGGTACCGGACGATGGCTACGCCTTGTTTCTCGGCCGGCTCTCGCCCGAAAAGGGCGTTATCCAGTTGATCCGTGCCTGGGCCGGGATCCCGACCTCAGCGGGCCGGCTCGTGATTGCCGGCACGGGGCCGTTGGAAGGGGAATGCCGGGCGCTGGTCAACGCTTTGAATCTGCCTAACGTATCCTTCACGGGGTTCGTCCCGCCGTCCGAACAAGGCGCGCTCTGGGCCGGGGCTAAGTTCGCCGTCATCCCCTCGGTTTGGGATGAACCGTTTCCCCTGGTCGTCCTTGAGGCCTGGGCTAACGGGCGCGGCCTGGTGGTTTCCGACTGGGGCTCGCTTCCTGAAACCGGAAAAGGGGCGAGCCTGGTTGCCCGGGTGGAGGATACGGACGGGTTTGCCTGCGCGCTGGAACGAGCGCTGCAGGAACGCAAACTTGCCGCCACCCTGGCCGAACAAGGCAAACGCAAACTGCGCCGTGAGTTCGGCCGGGACCTTTGGTTGCGCCGCGTCGCCGGCATCTACGCCAGCGCTGGCGTTCCTTTCACTCAGCGGGTCCACAGATAA